From Sander vitreus isolate 19-12246 unplaced genomic scaffold, sanVit1 ctg154_0, whole genome shotgun sequence:
TCATGCATACAGAGGCAGTTTAGATTTACAGGGTCAATTCAAGTGATTTGAGTCAGTATGGATGGTGTTATTGGgaccttttgtgtttttatcaaaTGCAgaatgtgtaaatatgtgtgaCCGTTTCAACCCATGCCTCGTGTAAGCAGGGGTGTTTCTAggacccatttaaataaactgaatgcaatgcaaaacagcgATTGGCTTGCCCCGCTTGTTAATAAccagtgtactgtatgttcattttagccccagtttgtagatgtttGTTAGATGGaaccaacatttggcctaatcataagTGGcgtggcaacccaaaggccaagattttgtttccagatttctTTGGTGACTTATGATGCTGGGGGCTGGGTGTCCACCTCTAgaacattttgagcattaaacacttcatttcctgcattctggttaatttttatgcacctatttccacctttttctgaatcaatttatgctgtaaatatctttatgtaaagggaaacataggggacaattcaaaatataaaaacaatgaatattTAGTAGTAATGCTCTCAGACATTCTGTATCACTTTCATCTATTTCttctcctgtagatcaacttgtctaattatatctgagtcagcacacatctAGTCTAGGCAGGacttactcctccctcctcttttgggtattttgttgaggaagtaacctccttaaatgtgcacatgacaattattcacctcaatgatacatgaattcattttaaagaatgaataaacccctggactgtaatatttcagatgtgtttgagcaatatttctactcatgttcaaaactttgtgcacaatcaaaatatatctcatctgtgttctctgagatttggaggagtcgtgatattttgagaaaattaaagtgataataggctgttacaagaataaagtcactatatttcagaaaataatcgacctacaccatagtctgctgtgcatcgttgctctgctgatacggtagatctcagaccttctgacagactcagagccctgtttgagactctggtctctgaatgagagaaagtttagggaagtggctgaacgctgctctacatcggaggtggaagaCCTATGTCTATTTTAACAggctgtatacagtatgtgcaaagtCAAAGCACAATGAAATAAGGCAACTTATGATTTCGGGGGTTTACATAGGCTATTGTCCGGTTTTATATTTGtcagtcaacttttcaaaatacattcggGGCTGAAGTGCCGGAAAAATCGGCTGACACCGCGTCTGCGTATAAGACCGGAAGTCAGGAGTCAACATTATAATCACTTCCCGGAGAAGACTCTGACGCAGTGAGTAAAACTGATAATCAATAATTTGAGTGACTGTTAAACTTGTTCATCATTTGTTggatttctgtatttgtttaatatttCCTGTGTGATAAATAAGATAACTACATATTACTGTCTAGTCCTCTGATGCAATGCAAAGGTTTTACTGATGTGACTGTACATTAGTAAATTTATAATAGCTAACTATATATTTTATGCTGTTATTAGATACATTTAATAGGTAGAGGAAATAAAGGATGTTTTCTGAAGACGCATTTTAAAtgagaatgatgatgaaatgtaaaatgtaataaactGCCTGTGATTTTCTAAATTCATAGATTCAGACTGTTTATTTTGTGAGTGTTTAAAGTCTAATTCTTCTCATCATCCAGCTATTTTACATGAATAAGCAGCTGAAACGCTGAATTATTAATAAAGAAACCCTACTAACCACTTCAGTTTAATGGAAATAAACATAACTACAAAATATtcaagcatgaaaacatgtaaaACAGCTGTACTACAACCTCTGATGAAACAGAactaatatgagaaaaaaaaagattaaactaATTATCTGAAAGTTTTTATTGGTGTTAAAAAGTTGGATTGTTTGGTTAATCGTAAATATCTCCCCAAAAGTAGGTTATAAATCTCTTTCATTGTGTGTTACAGACCTATAAGTAAAAGATGCCACATGTAAGATTTCCTCTGATTAGTTGGAGGCATTGAGGTAATATTGCACATTAACTGAAAACCTCCAATGTGAATGCATACGGGATGGCTCAACACACTGCTAAACCAGACCATCAGACTCCTGAACACTTCAATATCCCCCCACACACTCCATCCTCCCCTCCTAATCTCCTGGACTCACACCACATACAGAGCTATAGGCACAGTGCACTTTATCCACTTTTTATCTCTTCATGACGTTTtcattgtttgtatttattgtttgttttagctTCATTGTATTATTCTCCTTTTTATTCGCTGTGTAAGGAAGACCAGCAAAGCCAGCTTTTCATTGCATGGTGTCAGATGTCTTTACTGTGCGTATGACAATAAACCTCTTGAATCCTCAAAGTTCAGACTGACTGTGAACGTGTAAATGTTAAAGCAAAGCAAAGCATGACAGGACAGGGCACTCTGAAATGGACAAAGATCTCACTGACAGAGACTGAAGTGGATGTTTTATTGCCAAAAGCAGAGCCCGAGATCAGACATGAGTTCTTTAATACtagatttacatttttacaggatCCAAACAGAAAAAGGCACAAagataattattaatattattagttgttggaaaaaaaaaaagaataaaaaaatgaagacCAATCTCAACTGCTTACACATATGATCAGACATTTTAataggcttatcttatcttaatttATCAACTGAATAAACTGTAAAAGACAGATGAAAATGCTACTAAAGTTCAAACCAACTACAAATCACTAAAGGAAATCTATAACTGCAGCTACGGCTCAAACTGCTCCATTGTCTTTAATGAAACTAACAGTGATAACCCCTCCCTTTCTGATAAACAGACTCAAACTCTGACTGTATATTTCCATGATCCTGTCCCTTTTTACATGTCTGCCAGTTTGAAGGTCGGTGTTACCAACAGGTTGTAAGCTGCAAGAGCTGACACGTCACTTTACTACAGATCAGCATGCTGTTGTGTAGGAAAAGAAGGCATGGCTTCCTGGGTGATGCATTTATTTGCTGTGAGGAAAGTGAAACTCTCGAGTCATTCACTGTTGTCGAGAGGTGAAATGGCACAGCAAAGAAATCAAGCACCCGAGGAGAAACTCAGCTGTTCGATCTGTCTGGATCTACTGAAGGATCCGGTGACTATTCCCTGTGGACACAGCTACTGCATGAGCTGTATTAAAACCTCCTGGGATGAAGGAGATCAGAGAGGAGTCGACAGCTGTCCTCTGTGCCGAGAGACTTTCTACCCGAGGCCTGTCCTGGTGAAAAACACCATGTTGGCAGATTTAGTGGAGGAACTGAAGAAGACTGGACACCAAGCTGCTCCAGCTGATCGCTGCTATGCCAGACCTGGAGATGTGGGCTGTGATGTCTGCACTGGGAGGAAGCTGAAAGCCTTCAAGTCCTGTCTGGTTTGTCAGGTCTCTTACTGTGAACAACACCTTCAGCCTCACTACCAATCTCCTgcttttcaaaaacacaaacttgTTGAAGCCTCCAGTAATCTTCAGGAGAACATCTGCTCTCGTCATGATGAGGTGATGAAGATTTTCTGCCGCACTGATCAGCAGTGTATCTGTCACCTCTGTTTAATGGATGAACATAAAGGCCACGACACCgtctcagctgcagcagaaagGACCGAGAAGCAAAACGAGCTCGGTGAAATTTGGCAAAACATCCAGCAAAAAATCCAGCGTCGAGAGAAAGATGCAAAGCTGCTTCAGAAAGAGATGGAAACTATCAATAACTCTGCAGATGAAGCAGTGGAGGACAGTGAGAAGATCTTTACTGAGCTGATCCGTGTCATTGAGAAAAGAAGCTCTGAGGTGAAGGAGCAGATCAGATCCCAACAGAAAACTGAAATGAGTCGAGTCAAAGAGCTTCAGGAGAAGATGGACCAAGAAAATGCTTACATGATGATGAAAGAAGCTGACCTGGAGGAGCTGTCACGCTCAGAGGATCACACCAAGTTTCTTCAAATTTTCCCCTCACTGTCCATACTTACTGGATCTACATACTCACCACTACCAAACACTGATCGTTTGTGGTACTTTAAGGATGTGATGGCAGCTGTGAAAGCAGCAAGAgataaaatgcagaaaattcTTACTGAGAAACTGCCGTTAACGAAACTCACGAACAGAGCCGAGTTCTTACAATATTCATGTCAAATCACGATGGATCCAAACACAGCAGGCTCATGGCTGGTTTTATCAGATGAGAACAGAAAAATAACATATACTGGCCAATATATGTTATATCCTGAACATCCAGACAGATTTGACATACCTCAGGTCCTGAGTAAAGACGGACTGACTGGATGTTGTTACTGGGAGATGGAGATAAGCAGGGGTGCTAAAGTAGCAGTCGCTTACAAAAGTATTGCCAGATCAGGGGAGTTTAATGCACGTGTATTTGGACAGAATAAGAAGTCTTGGGTATTACAATGTGAAGATAGTTATACCATATTCAGTCATGATGATAACCACACATTCATCTCTGCCCCTAAATCCTCCAGAATAGGAGTGTACCTGGATCACAGCGCAGGTACTCTGGCCTTCTTCAGCATCTCTGAAACTATGACTCTCCTCCACAGAGTCCAGACCACATTCACTGAGCCGCTCTATGCTGGAGTTTGTCTTTTGACTTGTTCTGATGGAGACAATGTTGAGTTCGGTAGATTCGTGCCGTCATTAAAGAGGCAGAGGGTGGACTAATATCAAAGAAATCTTCTGTAGGTCATGCATACAGAGGCAGTTTAGATTTACAGGGTCAATTCAAGTGATTTGAGTCAGTATGGATGGTGTTATTGGGACCTTTTGGGTTTTTATCAAATGCAgaatgtgtaaatatgtgtgaCCGTTTCAACCCATGCCTCGTGTAAGCAGGGGTGTTTCTAggacccatttaaataaactgaatgcaatgcaaaacagcgATTGGCTTGCCCCGCTTGTTAATAAccagtgtactgtatgttcattttagccccagtttgtagatgtttGTTAGATGGaaccaacatttggcctaatcataagTGGcgtggcaacccaaaggccaagattttgtttccagatttctTTGGTGACTTATGATGCTGGGGGCTGGGTGTCCACCTCTAgaacattttgagcattaaacacttcatttcctgcattctggttaatttttatgcacctatttccacctttttctgaatcaatttatgctgtaaatatctttatgtaaagggaaacataggggacaattcaaaatataaaaacataatgaataTTTAGCAGTAAAGCTCTCAGACATTCTGTATCGCTTTCATCTATTTCttctcctgtagatcaactttctaattatatctgagtcagcacacatctAGTCTAGGCAGGacttactcctccctcctcttttgggtattttgttgaggaagtaacctccttaaatgtgcacatgacaattattcacctcaatgatacatgaattcattttaaagaatgaataaacccctggactgtaatatttcagatgtgtttgagcaatatttctactcatgttcaaaactttgtgcacaatcaaaatatatctcatctgtgttctctgagatttggaggagtcgtgatattttgagaaaattaaagtgataataggctgttacaagaataaagtcactatatttcagaaaataatcgacctacaccatagtctgctgtgcatcgttgctctgctgatacggtagatctcagaccttctgacagactcagagccctgtttgagactctggtctctgaatgagagaaggtttagggaagtggctgaacgCTGCTCTACGTCGGAGGTGGAAGACCTATGTCTATTTTAACAggctgtatacagtatgtgcaaagcCAAAGCACAATGAAATAAGGCAACTTATGATTTCGGGGGTTTACATAGGCTATTGTCCGGTTTTATATTTGTCAGTCAACTTTTCCAAATACATTCGGGGCTGAAGCGCCGGAAAAATCGGCTGACACCGCGTCTGCGTATAAGACCGGAAGTCAGGAGTCAACATTATAATTACTTCCCGGAGAAGACTCTGACGCAGTGAGTAAAACTGATAATCAATAATTTGAGTGACTGTTAAACTTGGTGGATTTCTGTTGGGCTGTTTAATATTTCCTGTGTGATAAATAAGATAACTACATATTACTGTCTAGTCCTCTGATGCAATGCAAAGGTTTTACTGATGTGACTGTACATTAGTAAATTTATAATAGCTAACTATATATTTTATGCTGTTATTAGATACATTTAATAGGTAGAGGAACTAAAGGATGTTTTCTGAAGACGCATTTTAAAtgagaatgatgatgaaatgtaaaatgtaataaactGCCTGTGATTTTCTAAATTCATAGATTCAGACTGTTTATTTTGTGAGTGTTTAAAGTCTAATTCTTCTCATCATCCAGCTATTTTACATGAATAAGCAGCTGAAACGCTGAATTATTAATAAAGAAACCCTACTAACCACTTCAGTTTAATGGAAATAAACATAACTACAAAATATTCAAGCATGAAAAGATGTAAAACAGCTGTACTACAACCTCTGATGAAACAGAactaatatgagaaaaaaaaagattaaactaATTATCTGAAAGTTTTTATTGGTGTTAAAAAGTTGGATTGTTTGGTTAATCGTAAATATCTCCCCAAAAGTAGGTTATAAATCTCTTTCATTGTGTGTTACAGACCTATAAGTAAAAGATGCCACATGTAAGATTTCCTCTGATTAGTTGGAGGCATTGAGGTAATATTGCATATTAACTGAAAACCTCCAATGTGAATGCATACGGGATGGCTCAACACACTGCTAAACCAGACCATCAGACTCCTGAACACTTCAATATCCCCCCACACACTCCATCCTCCCCTCCTAATCTCCTGGACTCACACCACATACAGAGCTATAGGCACAGTGCACTTTATCCACTTTTTATCTCTTCATGACGTTTtcattgtttgtatttattgtttgttttagctTCATTGTATTATTCTCCTTTTTATTCGCTGTGTAAGGAAGACCAGCAAAGCCAGCTTTTCATTGCATGGTGTCAGATGTCTTTACTGTGCGTATGACAATAAACCTCTTGAATCCTCAAAGTTCAGACTGACTGTGAACGTGTAAATGTTAAAGCAAAGCAAAGCATGACAGGACAGGGCACTCTGAAATGGACAAAGATCTCACTGACAGAGACTGAAGTGGATGTTTTATTGCCAAAAGCAGAGCCCGAGATCAGACATGAGTTCTTTAATACTAGATTTAAATTTTTACAGGATCCAAACAGAAAAAGGCACAAagataattattaatattattagttgttggaaaaaaaaaaagaataaaaaaatgaagacCAATCTCAACTGCTTACACATATGATCAGACATTTTAataggcttatcttatcttaatttATCAACTGAATAAACTGTAAAAGACAGATGAAAATGCTACTAAAGTTCAAACCAACTACAAATCACTAAAGGAAATCTATAACTGCAGCTACGGCTCAAACTGCTCCATTGTCTTTAATGAAACTAACAGTGATAACCCCTCCCTTTCTGATAAACAGACTCAAACTCTGACTGTATATTTCCAGGATCCTGTCCCTTTTTACAGGTCTGCCAGTTTGAAGATCGGTGTTACCAACAGGTTGTAAGCTGCAAGAGCTGACACGTCACTTTACTACAGATCAGCATGCTGTTGTGTAGGAAAAGAAGGCATGGCTTCCTGGGTGATGCATTTATTTGCTGTGAAGAAAGTGAAACTCTCGAGTCATTCACTGTTGTCGAGAGGTGAAATGGCGCAGCAAAGAAATCAAGCACCCGAGGAGAAACTCAGCTGTTCGATCTGTCTGGATCTACTGAAGGATCCGGTGACTATTCCCTGTGGACACAGCTACTGCATGAGCTGTATTAAAACCTCCTGGGATGAAGGAGATCAGAGAGGAGTCTACAGCTGTCCTCTGTGCCGAGAGACTTTCTACCCGAGGCCTGTCCTGAAAAGTGACTGTTAAACTTGGTGGATTTCTGTTGGGCTGTTTAATATTTCCTGTGTGATAAATAAGATAACTACATATTACTGTCTAGTCCTCTGATGCAATGCAAAGGTTTTACTGATGTGACTGTACATTAGTAAATTTATAATAGCTAACTATATATTTTATGCTGTTATTAGATACATTTAATAGGTAGAGGAACTAAAGGATGTTTTCTGAAGACGCATTTTAAAtgagaatgatgatgaaatgtaaaatgtaataaactGCCTGTGATTTTCTAAATTCATAGATTCAGACTGTTTATTTTGTGAGTGTTTAAAGTCTAATTCTTCTCATCATCCAGCTATTTTACATGAATAAGCAGCTGAAACGCTGAATTATTAATAAAGAAACCCTACTAACCACTTCAGTTTAATGGAAATAAACATAACTACAAAATATTCAAGCATGCAAAGATGTAAAACAACAGCCGTACTACAACCTCTGATGAAACAGAACTAATATAAAAAGACACAAGAAAAAGAGTAAACTAATACTGAAATATCtgaaaatattgatttgtgTTAAAAAGTTGAAATGTTTGGTTAAATGTAAAAATCTCCCTAAAAGTACTTTATAAATCTTTcattgtctcacacacacacacgcacacacacacacacacacacacacacacacacgttagtgTTAGTCTTAAAGGTTAAAGATGCCAAATGTAAGATTTTCTTTGATTAATTGGAGGTATAAAggttatactgtaaataaactaaaaaacatCCAGTGTGAATACAGGATGTCTGAACACACTGCTGAAGTTCAGACTGACCGTGAAAGTGTAAATGTTAATCAAAGCATGACAGGACACTCTGAAATGGACGAAGATCTCAATGACAGAGACTGAAGAGGATGTTTTATGCCAAAAGCAGAGCCCAAGATCAGACATGAGTTCTTTAACTAAATTCAAATTTTACTGGAtccaaaaaaagcataaaagctATTATAATTTCTTGGGGGAAAAAGTATAAAAATCTCAGCTGCTTACACATTTGATCAGACACATTCACAGGCGTATCTCAGGTCAATAGATCAACTTAAAAAAGCTCTGTAAACCTGTAAAAGACAGCTGAACATTCTACCAAAGAAGGCTATACGTGCAGCCACAGCTCAAACTGCTTCATTTCCTTTAATGAAACAAACACTGGTAAGCCCTCCCTTTTTTCTCAAACACGGACTCAAACTCCCTCCTTTCGTAGATCTACAAGTTTGAAGATGGGTGTGACCAACATGTTGTAAGCTGCAAGAGCTGACAAGCCACTTTACTACAGATCATCATGCAGTTGTGAAAGAAAAGAAGGCGTGGCTTCCTGGGTGATGCATTTATTTGCTGTGAGGAAAGTGAAACTCTCGAGTCATTCCCTGTTGTCGAGAGGTGAAATGGCGCAGCAAAGAAATCAAGCACCAGAGGAGAAATTCTGCTGTTCGATCTGTCTGGATCTACTGAAGGATCCGGTGACTATTCCCTGTGGACACAACTACTGCATGAGCTGTATTAAAACCTCCTGGGATGAAGGAGATCAGAGAGGAAACTACAGCTGTCCTCTGTGCCGAGAGACTTTCTACCCGAGGCCTGTCCTGGTGAAAAACACCATGTTGGCAGATTTAGTGGAGGAACTGAAGAAGACTGGACACCAAGCTGCTCCAGCTGATCGCTGCTATGCCAGACCTGGAGATGTGGGCTGTGATGTCTGCACTGGGAGGAAGCTGAAAGCCTTCAAGTCCTGTCTGGTTTGTCAGGTCTCTTACTGTGAACAACACCTTCAGCCTCACTACCAATCTCCTgcttttcaaaaacacaaacttgTTGAAGCCTCCAGTAATCTTCAGGAGAACTTCTGCTCTCGTCATGATGAGGTGATGAAGATTTTCTGCCGCACTGATCAGCAGTGTATCTGTCACCTCTGTTTAATGGATGAACATAAAGGCCACGACACCgtctcagctgcagcagaaagGACAGAGAAGCAAAAGGAGCTCGGTGAAAGTCGGCAAAACATACAGCGGAGAATCCAGGAACGAGAAAAAGATGTGAAGCTGCTTCAGAAAGAGATGGAAACTATCAATCGCGCTGCAGATGAAGCAGTGGAGGACAGTGAGAAGATCTTAACTGAGATGATCCGTGTCATTGAGAAAAGAAGCTCCGAGGTGAAGGAGCAGATCAGATCCCAACAGAAAACTGAAGTGAGTCGAGTCAAAGAGCTTCAGGAGAAGCTGGACCAGGAGATTGCTGAACTAAAAAGGAAAAACGTCGAGCTGGAGGAGCTCTCACGCTCAGAGGATCTCACCCAGTTTCTTCAAAGTTACTGCTCACTGTCAAAACTTACTGAATCTACAAACTCACCACTATCAAAAACTAATCATTTGTGGTACTTTGAGGATGTGATGGAAGCTGTGACAGCAGCAAGAGATAAAATGCAAGAAATTCTTTCTGAGAAACTGCCTTTAGCAGAGCCTACGACCAGAGCAGAGTTCTTACAATATTCATGTCAAATCACGATGGATCCAAACACAGCAGGCACATCTCTGGATTTATCAGATGAGAACAGAAAAATAacatatgtaaaaaataaaccatATCCTGAACATCCAGACAGGTTCCTTCAGGCAACTCAGGTCCTGAGCGAAGACGGACTGACTGGACGTTGTTACTGGGAGGTGGAGATGAGCGGCAGACCGGCTTCAGTAGCAGTCGCTTACAAGAGTATTGGCAGATCAGGTGACCATCATGCACGTTTATTTGGATTCAATAAGAAGTCTTGGGCATTACGTTGTGACAATAGTTATATCTTTAGACATGACAACTGCTCACTCAGAATCTCAGGCCCCAAATCCTCCAGAATAGGAGTGTACCTGGATCACAGCGCAGGTACTCTGGCCTTCTTCAGCATCTCTGAAACTATGACTCTCCTCCACAGAGTCCAGACCACATTCACTGAGCCGCTCTATGCTGGAGTTTGTCTTTTGGGTTTTTGTGGAGATACTGCTGAGTTTTGTTAACCAAGGTAATCATGAAAAGCCAGAGTACCGGTTAATATCAAAGAAATGTATCATAACCTCTgcatgacatgaataaaagAGGCAGTTTAGGTTTAAGTGATTTAACTCAGGGTGGCTGGTGTTATTGGgaccttttgtgtttttataaaatgcagaatgtgtaaatatgtgtgaCCGTTTCAACCCATGCCTCGTGTAAAACAGGAAGTCAGGAGTCAACATTATAATCACTTCCCAGAGAAGACTCTGAGGCAGTGAGTAAAACTGATAAACAATAATTTGAGTGACTGTTACAGTTGTTCATTATTTGGTggatttctgtatttctgtttatttcctgtgtgATAAATAAGATAACTACATATTACTGTCTAGTCCTCTGATGCAATGCAAAGGTTTTACTGATGTGACTGTACATTAGCAAATTTATAATAGCTAACTATATATTTTATGCTGTTATTAGATACATTTAATAGGTAGAGGAAATAAAGGATGTTTTCTGAAGACGCATTTTAAAtgagaatgatgatgaaatgtaaaatgtaataaactCCTGCCTGTGATTTTCTAAATTCATAGACCGTGTTTATTGTTTGAGAGATAAAGTCTCCGGCCATTTTGACATGAATTATTGTGTCCATCGCTCTCGCTAGGGGGAAATAAACAGCTCATCCTCCTTTAAACATTTCTATCTTTTGGTTGCATTCATGTTCAGCTGCCGGTCAGTAAGTCAGAGCTAGTGAAGGTGAAATAAAACACGTCAGCGGTACTACAACCTCTGATAAAACAGAGCAACAATtaatacaaaaagaaagaagaaacaaagatTAAACTAGAAGGGCATTCTGAGAGCACAGACCTCTGCaaaggcatgccctatctcacaatgttaatgaatGTCCGTGAACGCGTTTTACAGATT
This genomic window contains:
- the LOC144513232 gene encoding tripartite motif-containing protein 16-like, which produces MASWVMHLFAVRKVKLSSHSLLSRGEMAQQRNQAPEEKLSCSICLDLLKDPVTIPCGHSYCMSCIKTSWDEGDQRGVDSCPLCRETFYPRPVLVKNTMLADLVEELKKTGHQAAPADRCYARPGDVGCDVCTGRKLKAFKSCLVCQVSYCEQHLQPHYQSPAFQKHKLVEASSNLQENICSRHDEVMKIFCRTDQQCICHLCLMDEHKGHDTVSAAAERTEKQNELGEIWQNIQQKIQRREKDAKLLQKEMETINNSADEAVEDSEKIFTELIRVIEKRSSEVKEQIRSQQKTEMSRVKELQEKMDQENAYMMMKEADLEELSRSEDHTKFLQIFPSLSILTGSTYSPLPNTDRLWYFKDVMAAVKAARDKMQKILTEKLPLTKLTNRAEFLQYSCQITMDPNTAGSWLVLSDENRKITYTGQYMLYPEHPDRFDIPQVLSKDGLTGCCYWEMEISRGAKVAVAYKSIARSGEFNARVFGQNKKSWVLQCEDSYTIFSHDDNHTFISAPKSSRIGVYLDHSAGTLAFFSISETMTLLHRVQTTFTEPLYAGVCLLTCSDGDNVEFGRFVPSLKRQRVD
- the LOC144513233 gene encoding tripartite motif-containing protein 16-like; protein product: MAQQRNQAPEEKFCCSICLDLLKDPVTIPCGHNYCMSCIKTSWDEGDQRGNYSCPLCRETFYPRPVLVKNTMLADLVEELKKTGHQAAPADRCYARPGDVGCDVCTGRKLKAFKSCLVCQVSYCEQHLQPHYQSPAFQKHKLVEASSNLQENFCSRHDEVMKIFCRTDQQCICHLCLMDEHKGHDTVSAAAERTEKQKELGESRQNIQRRIQEREKDVKLLQKEMETINRAADEAVEDSEKILTEMIRVIEKRSSEVKEQIRSQQKTEVSRVKELQEKLDQEIAELKRKNVELEELSRSEDLTQFLQSYCSLSKLTESTNSPLSKTNHLWYFEDVMEAVTAARDKMQEILSEKLPLAEPTTRAEFLQYSCQITMDPNTAGTSLDLSDENRKITYVKNKPYPEHPDRFLQATQVLSEDGLTGRCYWEVEMSGRPASVAVAYKSIGRSGDHHARLFGFNKKSWALRCDNSYIFRHDNCSLRISGPKSSRIGVYLDHSAGTLAFFSISETMTLLHRVQTTFTEPLYAGVCLLGFCGDTAEFC